The genomic stretch TCCAGCCAATGACGAGCTCGCCAAGTGGTATGGTAAGTCCAGCCGTTAAGAACCAGAAACAAAAGTACCCTTCTCCCTCTTTTCATTGttgttctgataccatgttaaaaatgagaaacaaattCCGTCATAAAGCTTTGAAATAGTGATAATTCACACGCTTATACATATTTTCTTGAGCTGATCTCGAGTGTATTCATCGCTATTAATTAGGTCCCGACAGGAGGATTTTCCTCCCCGACGGGTTATTGGACCGATCCGAGATCCCCGAATACCTGAACGGAGAAGTCCCCGGAGAGTATGACTTAATTTCTTATCCTCTTTCCTATAATTTTCTTAAGCTTcgtttgataatcatttaattGGGCCGATTACGATTGCAGCTACGGTTACGACCCCTTCGGACTCAGCAAGAAGCCAGAGGACTTCAgcaagtaaataaaaattctgaattaatttagaattgaGTTGAAGTAGTAAAGAAGAGCTTAGTGGGTTTGTTTATTGGCAGATACCAAGCATTTGAGTTGATCCACGCACGATGGGCCATGCTTGGAGCTGCTGGGTTCATCATCCCTGAGGCCTTCAACAAATTCGGTGCCAACTGCGGCCCTGAGGCTGTGTGGTTCAAGGTCTAATTCTCTGCACTAATAATCTCTGTTTGGAAGTGCTTTTAAGCTAAAACTGCTCAATTCTGATCCAATATGGGATGTTGCAGACTGGAGCTCTGCTTCTTGATGGAAACACATTGAATTACTTTGGAAACAACATTCCGATCAACCTCATTGTCGCGGTCGCTGCAGAGGTTGTTCTTGTCGGTGGTGCAGAGTACTACAGAATCATCAATGGCTTGGTACGTTTTGAATgatgaaaaattatgaaaaggGTATGAAGTATTTGAGCTGAATGATGGTTTTGTGTAGAACTTTGAGGACAAGCTCCACCCGGGCGGTCCGTTCGACCCGTTGGGGCTGGCGGACGACCCGGACCAGGCGGCGATCTTGAAGGTGAAGGAGATCAAGAATGGAAGACTGGCAATGTTTGCAATGCTGGGGTTTTACTTCCAGGCCTACGTGACCGGAGAAGGGCCGGTGGAGAATTTGGCGAAGCATTTGAGCGATCCTTTTGCAAACAATTTGCTCACAGTCATTTCTGGGAATGCAGAGAGAGTTCCAACTCTTTGAACACTGCAAGTATGAGAGTATTGAATGGAAGTGTTGAATGTGTTTGTAAATTTGTATTGAGACTATTTGTAGCCTCTGACCACTCACTCTCAGTGCATTTAAAAGAGCTATGAACAAGAGTTTGATATCAAATTTTCTGTCAACTTAATTGTGTGTGTAAACTGTGGGTTGGTGCataatttctctattttatacGCAATTCAACcttaatatatacatttaaGTAGCCTATGTACTTTTCATGATTCTTAAATAATAACCATATTTTTCATACAATAAAAGATATCATGTAAATACTTTTCTagaattatgaagaaaaaactaaTATGAACCATATAAACTTGTTTTATGAACTAACCTTAGAATATATACGgtttaaagttaaataaagttaaatatttaaaagaagatagatgaaaaatgtaataaaactTAAGTATAGGGATGAAATGATATTCTAACCGTTTAAGTTTAGTTGGGtcactttatttaattattaatgaacGAGAGATTTTAAGGAGATAGACGGGAAGTAacgtaacaacccaagcccaagTCCGcctctagtagatattgttcttaaGTTTTTCCTATCGAGATTCCCCttttgaaaaacatgtttGTNNNNNNNNNNNNNNNNNNNNNNNNNNNNNNNNNNNNNNNNNNNNNNNNNNNNNNNNNNNNNNNNNNNNNNNNNNNNNNNNNNNNNNNNNNNNNNNNNNNNNNNNNNNNNNNNNNNNNNNNNNNNNNNNNNNNNNNNNNNNNNNNNNNNNNNNNNNNNNNNNNNNNNNNNNNNNNNNNNNNNNNNNNNNNNNNNNNNNNNNNNNNNNNNNNNNNNNNNNNNNNNNNNNNNNNNNNNNNNNNNNNNNNNNNNNNNNNNNNNNNNNNNNNNNNNNNNNNNNNNNNNNNNNNNNNNNNNNNNNNNNNNNNNNNNNNNNNNNNNNNNNNNNNNNNNNNNNNNNNNNNNNNNNNNNNNNNNNNNNNNNNNNNNNNNNNNNNNNNNNNNNNNNNNNNNNNNNNNNNNNNNNNNNNNNNNNNNNNNNNNNNNNNNNNNNNNNNNNNNNNNNNNNNNNNNNNNNNNNNNNNNNNNNNNNNNNNNNNNNNNNNNNNNNNNNNNNNNNNNNNNNNNNNNNNNNNNNNNNNNNNNNNNNNNNNNNNNNNNNNNNNNNNNNNNNNNNNNNNNNNNNNNNNNNNNNNNNNNNNNNNNNNNNNNNNNNNNNNNNNNNNNNNNNNNNNNNNNNNNNNNNNNNNNNNNNNNNNNNNNNNNNNNNNNNNNNNNNNNNNNNNNNNNNNNNNNNNNNNNNNNNNNNNNNNNNNNNNNNNNNNNNNNNNNNNNNNNNNNNNNNNNNNNNNNNNNNNNNNNNNNNNNNNNNNNNNNNNNNNNNNNNNNNNNNNNNNNNNNNNNNNNNNNNNNNNNNNNNNNNNNNNNNNNNNNNNNNNNNNNNNNNNNNNNNNNNNNNNNNNNNNNNNNNNNNNNNNNNNNNNNNNNNNNNNNNNNNNNNNNNNNNNNNNNNNNNNNNNNNNNNNNNNNNNNNNNNNNNNNNNNNNNNNNNNNGTATTACATCAAAGTCATCCATGCTTGCTTAGAGTttcgaaaataaaaatcaggtaacgagaaattaaaaatgcaTCAACACCAAACCAAATATCTGtagagaagt from Cucurbita pepo subsp. pepo cultivar mu-cu-16 unplaced genomic scaffold, ASM280686v2 Cp4.1_scaffold002369, whole genome shotgun sequence encodes the following:
- the LOC111786678 gene encoding chlorophyll a-b binding protein CP26, chloroplastic, with protein sequence ANDELAKWYGPDRRIFLPDGLLDRSEIPEYLNGEVPGDYGYDPFGLSKKPEDFSKYQAFELIHARWAMLGAAGFIIPEAFNKFGANCGPEAVWFKTGALLLDGNTLNYFGNNIPINLIVAVAAEVVLVGGAEYYRIINGLNFEDKLHPGGPFDPLGLADDPDQAAILKVKEIKNGRLAMFAMLGFYFQAYVTGEGPVENLAKHLSDPFANNLLTVISGNAERVPTL